The nucleotide sequence CGATCTCGGCAGCCCGCGCAGCGCCGAGTATCCGATGGCGCCTCTGCCGCTGTCGTGGAACGAACAGCGGGTCAGCGAGCGCATCAATCCCCACGGTTTTGACATGGTCACCGAGCCGGTGGCGCGCAACAGCCGCCCCTACGATGACCGCCCGACCTGCTGCGGCAACAACAACTGCATGCCGATCTGCCCGATCGGGGCGATGTACTCCGGCATCATTCACGTCGAGAAGGCGGAGCGCGCCGGTGCCCGACTGATCGACAATGCCATCGTCCATCATCTGGAAAGCGATGCCAGCGGCAAGATCCGCGAAGTGCGCTATCTCGACCCGCAAGGCAAGCAGCATCGACTGAGCGCACCCAAGGTGGTGCTGGCGGCCAATGGCATCGAGACGCCCAAGCTGATGCAGATGTCGGTGAATGCACATACCCCCGACGGTGTGGGCAATCAGAACGACATGGTCGGCCGGCATCTGATGGATCACCCGGGTACCGGTGTGAGCTTTCTGGCCGATGAGGCACTGTGGGCCGGCCGTGGCCCCCAGGAGATGACGTCCATCATCACCTGGCGTGACGGGGATTTTCGCCGTGAATTCGCCTCCAAGAAGCTGCACCTTTCCAACATCGCCCGGACTCAGCAGATGACTACCGAGGTGCTGGCGGAGACTCCCCTGAGGCTGGGCGCGGACCTGCAGGCGCAGATCGACAATCGTGCCAGCCGTTATGTGCAGTTCGACAGCTTCCATGAGCTGCTGCCCGAGCCAGCCAATCGCATCACGCCGTCAAAAAAACGTGACGCACTTGGTCTGCCGCGCCCGGAATTCCGTTATGCTATCGATGATTACGTCAAGCGCAGCGCCGTGCATACGCGGGAGCAATATGCACGCATCGCCAAGCTGATGGGAGGCACGGACATCGCGTTCCGTGATGAGTTCTCCAACAACCAGCATATCTGCGGTACGACCCTGATGGGAGATGACCCGACGCAATCCGTGGTGGACCGCGATTGCCGAGTGCATGGCCACGACAATCTGTTCGTCGCCAGCTCCGGCAGCATGCCGACTGTCGGCTCGGTCAACTGCACTCTGACGATTGCCGCCTTGTCTCTTCGTATTGCCGATCTGCTCGAACAGGAAATATAAGCATGGTCCCGCACGCCCGTACTGCTGGCATTCGTGATGCCATTGATGAGAATGCCCGAGGTGCCCGCCTCACGGCCCGTCCCGCGCGTCTGGCCCGTGCAATACGTCTTGCTGCCATTGCCGGTTCCAGTGCGCTGTTGCTCAGCGCCTGTGGCAGTGGTGAAGATGAGCACGCCAGGCAGGTGGAGGCCGACAAGGCCGCCACCAATGATCCGGCGTTGATCGAGAAAGGCCTGTACATGGCACGCGCCAGTGATTGCGCTGCCTGTCATAGTACGCAAGACGGTGATGAGTACGCCGGCGGCCTCGGTTTCGAGACGCCGGTCGGCAAGATCTTCGCCACCAACATCACCCCGGACACCGAACACGGCATCGGCAACTACACTCTCGAGGAGTACACCCGTGTACTGCGCGAAGGTGAGGCGGCCGATGGCCACAATCTCTATCCGGCGATGCCGTTCCCGTCCTATGCACGTCTGACCGATGACGACATCAAGTCACTCTATGCCTGGAACATGCATGACGTGACGCCGAGCGCCACGCCGAACCGTGAGAGCGAGATTCCGTTCCCGCTCAACATGCGTTGGCCGATGGCGCTGTGGGAAGAGATCTTCTCGCCGCTGGAGCCCTGGCAGGATGACCCCGAGAAGAGCGCCGACTGGAACCGTGGCGCCTATCTCGTCCAGGGGCCGGGACACTGTGGCAGCTGCCACACCGAGCGTGGCATCGCCTTCCAGGAGAAGGCGCTGACAGGCGATGAGGACGGCTATCTCGGTGGTGCGATGATCGAAGGCTGGCGCGCCTTCAACCTGACGCCGGATATGCAGGATGGTCTGGGCAGCTGGAGTGAGCAGGATATCCAGACCTACCTCGCCACTGGCAACCTCAAGGGCAAGGCGCAGGCCGGCGGCCCGATGGCGGATGTCGTCACGCACTCCATGCGTCACATGAGCGAAGATGATCTGCGTGCCATTGCCGTCTATCTGAAGTCCATCCCGGCCGTGAATGGCAAGGGTGAGCAGGGCGAGGCGATCAATGATGGCGATCGCCAGGCGGAAGCTGAGCAGGCCAGCGAGCCTCAGGTCGCCACGCGGTTCAATCAGGGGGCACCGGCTGACGATGTCCTGTTGCTGCGCGGTCAGCCACTCGACAAGCGCCCGGATGACGAAGCGCTGATCGGCCAGCTGACGGATGCCACCCCGGGTGTGCGCCTGTATCTGGGCCACTGTGCCATGTGTCACGGGGCGGATGGCGCCGGCACCCAGGATGGTTACTACCCGTCGCTGTTCCACAACAGCGTGACCGGCAGTGTCTATCCGGACAACCTGGCGCAGGCGATTCTCAATGGCGTGCAGCGCGAGAACAATGGTCACAGCGTCTTCATGCCGGCCTTTGATGACAACCTGACCGACGGCGAGCTGATCAACCTGATGGACTACCTGGAGAATCGCTTCGGGGAAGGTCACCAGAGTGCCTCTCTCGCGGCACCTGATGCGCGTCGCCAGCAGTTGGCGGACAAGCTGGAAGAATGGCGCAAGCACTGAGGCGCCCTTGACCGCCCCCTCTTGCGTGAATGTGAACATGAATGTGAATGTGAACGTGAGAAGGGGGCAGGAATTGCCTGGCCAGTCGTCGTGGCATGCGTGAAGACCGCCACGACGACTGGCCGATAGGCTCACCCGGCGCCAGAGACAGCCAGTGCTGGCGCTATGGTGAGGATGGGGTAAAATTGCGCCAGGCAGGACACCGACATCACATTCATCCCGCTCGGTTGCGCTCAAATGCAGCACAAACTGAAGAACTGCGGTAGAATGTGCGCCCAGACTTTAGCTCTTTATCAATTATTCGAGGCAACATAGCAGTATGACCGACGCTACTCTTGACGATCAGCTTGCATCCCTGTTTCAGGAGCAGGACACCAAGCAGGACCAGAACGCCCGCATCAAGGAGCTGGAGCGTCAGCTGCGTGAAGCCAGCAAGGAAGCCGACAAGCTCCGCAATGCCCGTGACAAGGCAAAGAAGGAAGTCGAGGACCTGCGTGCTCGCAACGAGCGTCTGAGCGAGAAGGCAGCAGCCTCTGACAAGCACCGCAAGCAGGTCGAACACGAGTTCAACCAGAAGCTGGTGCAGTACAAGGCGCGTCTGGCCCGTGAACAGGCCATCGCCCAGTCCCGCATGATGCCGATGGCAGCCGCTGAAGAGCAGGCGGAGTCCGAGGACACCGCAGACGCGGCTTCCCTGGAAGACCTGGGTCTGAACGCTGCAGCTATCCGCGCGCTGACCGAAGCCGGCTACGATGACGTCGCCAAGGTCCGCAAGGCCCACGCTGACGGCGTGATCGCTGAGGTCAAGGGTATCGGTCCCAAGGCTCAGTCCCAGATCGCGGAAGCGCTGGACGCCTGATCGTCTCTGATGAATGAAAAAACCCGCCAATTGGCGGGTTTTTTCGTGTCTGGCTGACGCGCCTGGCGTTTGACGGTCCGAGGCGGCCTGAGGGGCAAGACGGCCTGGGATCAGGACGGCTCACGACTGTCTCTCACGACCGTCACTCACGACCGTCACTCACGGCTGGAGTTCGGGCCAGGTGACCTTGGCCTGCTGCTCGCCCAGCCAGTAATTGAGCGCCTGACGCATGTCACTGACGGCAAGCGCATTGCCATTCAGCGCATGTACCACCTGGGGCAGGCTTGGCGCTTCACCGGCCTGGGCCGGCCACTCCTGCTTGAGCATGAAGGCCGCCTTCGTCGGGTCTTCCTGATGCAGGGTGCGTTGTGCCGCGGCGTGGGCCTGGCCCAGCTGTTGAAGCTCGGCATCGAGAGCGTCATCGGCGATGTCGGCGCGGCTGACCAGCAGCATGCGCGGAAGATCCAGCATGTTGGCGCGCGGCAGCCAGTCCTTGGAGAGCGGGTGCAGGGCCACCAGACGGGAGGCGTCATCGCCACCCAGGAAGGCGGCATGCATCTTGCGACTGTTGATCAGCGCCTTGGGCGCATCGCCGGCGTACTCATCACCTTCCAGCGCTTCCAGCGAGCGCGGGCTCACCAGCTGCATGCTGGAACCGACCTTGACCTCGATCCACTGCTTGAGCGCCAGATGCGAGCGCGCATCACTGTCGCTGATCACCACCCGCACTGCACGCGTGGTGTCATTCAGGAAGCGGATCAGCATTTCCTGCGGCTCGAACAGCTTGGTATAGCGGATCAGCTCATCGCGTGCGACCAGGCTGACATCATCCAGGTCCGCGCCATCCAGTACCCGCAGCGGCACGCCGCTCTCGGCCAGTGCCTTGAGGTTCCAGGGCGTCAGGTAGGCGGCGTCCAGAGTGCCATCACGCAGCCCCTTCATCACCTCATCCGCACTGGCGTATTGCGTCAGGGTCAGCGGCTCGCGCAGTGAGTCCTCGAGGGTACCTTCGGCTTCCAGCACGACGGCAGGGCTGGCGCTGACACCGGCGTCGGCAGGCATGCCGATCTCCAGGGCGCTGGCCTCCTGTGCCAGCATCAAGCTGCCACCGGCGAGGCACCAGGCCGCCAGTGTGCGTCGCAGGGGCAGGCGTTGGGCACGCGGGGGAGGGGGAAAGAGTCAAGCAGGGACATCTGGCACTCCGGCAACGGTAACAGAGAGGCGGTAACTCACCGCCATGACAGCGCTCACGCGTGGGCGCTCATGGTAGCCGTTCACGGGCATGGTGTCAGGCGCGGCGCGGCGTCATGCCTCACCTTGAGCATGTGGAAGCCTTGCACACGAAAATGCCCCGCCACTCGAGAAGTGGCGGGGCATTTTCGTGTGCAGCGGTTGTCCCGAGCGCCCTGGAGATCAGTCCGTGACGCTCGGGTGGCCTGCTTCAGGAGCGTGAACGCGCTGCCTGCTCATCAAGCGCTCGGGCATCGCTGTCCGCGACGACGCCATCGCGGCGGGCGAAGTGGTCAACCCACAGCGCGATCACGCCGTCGCCGGTGACATTGGTGGCGGTGCCGAAGCTGTCCTGTGCCAGATACAGCGCGATCATCAGGCCAAGTTCCGCCTCGCCGAAGCCGAGCATGCTGCCGAGTACGCCCAGTGCGGCCATCACGGCGCCGCCCGGCGCACCGGGCGCGGCGATCATGGTCAGGCCCAGCATGATCAGGAAGGGGACGACTTCGCCGAGACTGGCGATGGCCAGGTCATGGCTCATCATCATCACGGCGGTAGCGCAGGTCACGATGGTGATGGTGGAGCCTGACAGATGGATGGTGGCACACAGCGGCACGCTGAAATCCGCCACTTCATCGCTGACC is from Cobetia marina and encodes:
- a CDS encoding GMC family oxidoreductase gives rise to the protein MAEEARTYDADVIVVGSGVAGALIAHRLAEAGKAVIMLEAGPRLERWQIVERFRNQADKMDFMGPYPASKAAPHPMLHGDNADYLVQKGEQPYDAQYIRAVGGTTWHWAASAWRFLPSDFRLKSEYGVGLDWPIAYEDLEDYYFRAEVALGVWGPNDVDLGSPRSAEYPMAPLPLSWNEQRVSERINPHGFDMVTEPVARNSRPYDDRPTCCGNNNCMPICPIGAMYSGIIHVEKAERAGARLIDNAIVHHLESDASGKIREVRYLDPQGKQHRLSAPKVVLAANGIETPKLMQMSVNAHTPDGVGNQNDMVGRHLMDHPGTGVSFLADEALWAGRGPQEMTSIITWRDGDFRREFASKKLHLSNIARTQQMTTEVLAETPLRLGADLQAQIDNRASRYVQFDSFHELLPEPANRITPSKKRDALGLPRPEFRYAIDDYVKRSAVHTREQYARIAKLMGGTDIAFRDEFSNNQHICGTTLMGDDPTQSVVDRDCRVHGHDNLFVASSGSMPTVGSVNCTLTIAALSLRIADLLEQEI
- a CDS encoding c-type cytochrome, translated to MVPHARTAGIRDAIDENARGARLTARPARLARAIRLAAIAGSSALLLSACGSGEDEHARQVEADKAATNDPALIEKGLYMARASDCAACHSTQDGDEYAGGLGFETPVGKIFATNITPDTEHGIGNYTLEEYTRVLREGEAADGHNLYPAMPFPSYARLTDDDIKSLYAWNMHDVTPSATPNRESEIPFPLNMRWPMALWEEIFSPLEPWQDDPEKSADWNRGAYLVQGPGHCGSCHTERGIAFQEKALTGDEDGYLGGAMIEGWRAFNLTPDMQDGLGSWSEQDIQTYLATGNLKGKAQAGGPMADVVTHSMRHMSEDDLRAIAVYLKSIPAVNGKGEQGEAINDGDRQAEAEQASEPQVATRFNQGAPADDVLLLRGQPLDKRPDDEALIGQLTDATPGVRLYLGHCAMCHGADGAGTQDGYYPSLFHNSVTGSVYPDNLAQAILNGVQRENNGHSVFMPAFDDNLTDGELINLMDYLENRFGEGHQSASLAAPDARRQQLADKLEEWRKH